The segment aaaattttctgaataattatttttaagccgTTAAGTATGCAAtcaacttttcttttattaactcTATTTCATTTCGATTCGTCGTCAGATttattctcttaaaattttgagataaaacCCTGTCTTAACaattatttcattgaaaaataattaaattttatttataatttttttttctaattttctttttaacagattcaaaaataaacaaatttctatatgaaataattttaattaaaattaatttatttattaatttaatttaattatttttaattttatttaaattttttaaatttattttaaattttaaagaaattatttatttctatctAAAAGTCACTCACCCATTCATTCAAAACacctaaaaatctaaattaaacgATGCAAATTTAATATCTCACACGTGTTTTGTTCATCTAACCATGTATCTaacaaaatatgcaaatttcaTTCAGAACATTCAAATTCTTTCgtataaacaatatttttggttatttattgccaataaagtaaaaaatctcTCGCAGACTCAGTGGTGGCATGCTAATGTATCGAATATGTTAATTATGTAGATCAAGATCGAAAACTTCGAAAGTAGCAGTTctgattttgtatttaattttatctttttctcgTGTTTTTCACTTGTTGCCTGGAGaagattcattttttgtttaattttttttttttagaacatacaaaaaaattaaaataaaaatgtttcgaaagaatatttaatcaattagtAAGCGTGTGGTATAGAATGAGCATAAGCAAGGACCAATGAACGAATGACTTAAATTTATGGGCATGTTTGTTGTGgttcgtatattttttttgtttcgtattttggtcattttttatcgttaataaagaaagacaagaaaaattctCGTGCTGTTATGCtggataaattattattggcaACAATGTTTGTGAGTCACAACACGAAATGAAGACGCAGACAGTTTGACGGCGAATTGTTTCGTTGAAAATTCAGGTTTACAGGAAAATTTCGATGATACGATGCGTCGCCAAACTGTCTCGAAATGAGTTTtaagttgtaatttttttttttaatagaaaacttatgtaaattttgcaactttttttacatttgatCGTATCAGCTTGTAGCAACTGTTTAAAAATTCGTCAATTAATAGATATTTTGGACAaacttttaccaaaaaaagttatcagataaaacttaattttttatggacgGCACATGTGTCGCTTAATTCCTCGTGTGAggtgtaaattttttactaattctAGCATTTTTGTATTTGCTCGTGTTGTTACCGAGCATGGTGTGTATTATAAGttcttctttgaaaaatttcttgaaacgaaattcaaatatgaaaaaaaattgaaaaattgataaaagaatataaaaacaaataaattttccttaaataattcttttttgaaatctttacatatgatttctgaaaattaaaataaattttattaaagataaGTTAAGAATAGTTGTTTCTGGGAGATCAAGCcgaatatgtaaaaaatagtaCTGAGTATTCtaccaatttaatttttgtttagggTAAGGGTGAATTGAATTGACTACTTTCGTTTATCATTGTCATATGAAGCCATTATTTGAATATGTTTGGTGCATCGAAATATAGTGAGAAGTTCTCATATTTGAGCTTTAAGTTCATGTTATGTCGAAGAAAGAGTAAAACGCCTGTTGTTCGTTTGAATAGTGAAGATCAAAAGAGGACGAGTCCGCTAGAGAACGGTGCTTTTACAGCCGCCGCTTTCTAGCGGAAGACACTTTGACAGATTGATAATTATTGTCAGTTAGGCTATTTCAGGACGTTACAGTTCACAAACTTTGGTTCATCGATTTTGTTCATAGATTCAATTAAATGATGGGCAGATATTTAAGTTCAGCTTTGCTTCTCAGCCATGTGTTTTCAATTCTATTTGTATCAATTGTCTATGGGCATGTTCGGTATCATGAATAATATTTCTCACCAGTCTTATAGTATTAGTTTCTTATAGTATGTTGTTTAGTGTTCTGATTTATTTTGACCCATCTAAGCATTTTTAAATAGCaggtttttcttaaaaattttgtttatcaagtttttggttttgagattttgtttaattctcctgaaaaagaaaagaaaagctaaatattgaaaattaattaaaaacaaaaaaaaatattaagttttattaaaataattaaattatttaataaaactgtttttaaaaaatttattaaaaaatattctacttGATTCAGATGATCTTCTTACCAATTTTTATGACGCCTCTATGTCTCTTCTTATTGAATGCTAATTTTTGACTGAGCTGGTACCGaagcaaatacaaaaaaaaacttctaactTCTACCATAAACggttcaattttcgaaaaaaaaaactcacaaaatccAGTGACGGCGAAATGTTACCACTCCATAAAATCCCTTTTGTATTCCAACTAAATCCAAATTAATTGCTGACATTACTCTTTCTCCAAAGATTAATGTCTTCTTGATAAATACCGAATTCGCCCTTTTTATTCGCTacctttgatttaattttcgttttttctccTCTGTATCACACATTgacaaaaaactcaaaaattttatattcttttttaattttaataatgttcaAAGAAAACGAAGAACACCTGTGTGCGCTTCTTTCTTTGGCGCGATATTAATCCACAAATAAAACGAatatatttatcaatatttcatacaattttaggTACCTTTACaccttttttttgtagctttgAGTAGTTTTATCTCTTCCCCGCTTCGTGATTCATGCACGTCGATTTCCGACTTTCGGTAcgattttttccgttttttgtgtcgttttttttttttgaaaatgagaggaaaaaaaagaaaagaggcCGAAACTGGTTTAGTTTTTGTTATGGCTTAGCTACACAGACATTTTCGGAGCCTTCTTCAGCATAGGAAGGTACAACATAGATGTAGGTAGTATGTTGACAACCAACACAGATATATGTTTTAGTTTGAAGAATTGTATAAAAGTGAGAGAGCATATCGCTTAGGAAGTTATTCTTGAGTGAAATTTTGGATTTGGAAggcgtttttattaaaaaaaaaataaaagttttagagactaaaaaaatttttttggattaaaaaaatgaattaaaagagaaaaaattgaaaaatttaagttgaaaaagagactttaaaataaaaaaaaaaacaaaaaaatgaaagttaatATTCTAATATTTGTGATTTCATCCATTATTGGCTTAACAGTCGGATGCAATATTTTAAGtgagtgttaaaaaaataaaaaaaaattattaaaactaaaaaaaacttacccttTAGATTATGGAGTATCCCCAAGCGACAAACAGTTCATCCTCGACTACCACAATCGTCTTCGACAAAAACTCGCTCTCGGGCAGATCTACAATCAACCACAAGCTGCCAACATGCAAGTTCTCGTTTGGGACGACGAGCTAGCTAACGTTGCTCAGCGTCATGCCAACGGTTGCGAATATTACCACAACCCATATCGCCATATCTCGCGTTTCTACGTTGGCGAAAATATCGCTCGAATTTGGAGCAGTGACACGCCGCATGGCAACTGGAAATACATCATCGACAAATGGTTTGGCGAATACTCGATTTATCGGTGGCTAGATTGGCCCTTGACTTCCCTCAATGGGCATTACACGCAAATTGCCTGGGGCACAACTACCCGGATCGGATGCGGATATACTTATTACTTGACCCCAGGCGGCAGTTATACGCGATATTACGTTTGCAATTATGGGCCAACGGGAAATCATTATGGCGTCGGACCATACGAAATTGGAACGCCAAATTGCGCCAGATTTGGTCTCTATTACTCAAGGTATTACAACGGACTTTGTtcctcttattattattagtgaaTTAATGTTAGGATCTAAGTGTTTTAAAGTGTAAGGCTGTGTACTTTTAcgattgtatttttataagataagatagaaaaaaaaataaactcgaGTATtagaaattactttttatgattttttgaattcagaTGAAATTAGCTACtgctgttaaaataaaaaaaaaattgaagaagaatATTCAAAATCCATTTGCAAAGACATTATCGTGTCAATAAAAGCAGCTTGTAGAACGAAACGTGAgccatttatttgaatttttattaattctgaggaaaaatttgacaattgatttttatctttgaTGATTTGGCGTCAAAAAGCTAAAGTAAGTTGAAATTTgctaaatagttaaaaaaatatttagcaaaaaaacaaaaattttattattttttcttaataaagcTATTTTGACATAATCTCAAGTCAAAGTTtggcaaaatatcaaaaaaaattaaattttttataaaaaattttcgaagcaaaattgattaaagttttttgatttattttttcacttaaatgtaagtttaattttttttataattttactcaattttaaaactatttaactttcttaaataaaatttgaatttcgaaGAAAGATAAATTTCcatagaatttcaaaaaatttttaatatttttgtacaaaaattttttaattttgagaatttgatttattttggcATCCAGAACAAAAGCTTCAACTTAAgggttaaattttgattttttatgattttcataatgaatttaaatatgattGGAAATTTACTGTCAAAATTGGTATTTTCATTatctttttgataaattctcgttctaaaagtaaaaatagtaaaaaaaattaaatttttaactttttttaacaatttatttttaattttaagaaaaaaatattgcctactaaattttattttttttttgaactttaggCCGctacaaatgaaaatcaaaaataaagtccgatgccccattttaaaagtcaaaaatccaatggggcaaaataaaaaaaaaagttaaaaattttataaaaattgatcgtttttggtgtatttttataatttttcaagacattttcaataaaaattataaaaaattatcaactgctctaatttttgttgtttttttctaatttttgaattttcttctctaaaaatatttttcataaaattactgaatttttctttttcaaatttttttgacagttattttttatgaaattttaatttttcaattttttacttaaaatgatctaaaatcaatttttaatttaaaaatttcaaagaagatagttaaaaaacaacaaaaatgttgatcaacgaaaattgctaaaattttgtcattttgtatgaaaataagtatttcaattttttttttattttcaaaaattttggactttatttttgattttcatttaaagcggccttagattaaaaaaaaattaaatttttaaaaaacatttaaaataaaattattttttttttaataatatattttatggttGTTTTAtaatcagaaaataaaatttaatgctctggaaaaaaataaatttaataaattttggttttaaaatcgtcaaagaaaattctgaaaaaaaaatttcccatgaaaattcgataaattaaattgaaaattaacgaattttaGACCTCACAAAAagttctacatttttttttttgaatattaaagaatttaatatctctttaatccattaaaaatgtgtCTCATAATCCAATAAAGAACTCGTGTCAGACCACCTCGTAAAAATAacactttaaatttatctctggCGAGTATCAAAAAATCCTAATTTATGCGTAAAATATGCGACAAGTGCAACACATTTGGCCCACACCTTTTCCGCTAGAAATTcattcatgatgatgatgatcgaaAATGTATTGAGTTTCATTCATTCGCACtctcgacgaaaaaaaaactggaaattcaaacaaaatttatatcaaagaCTAACCTTGAACTTgatcatgagaaaaaaatcacttgcTTCGTACGAGGAGGTATGGGACGTTATGTAAGTCTACCTGATGTGAGTGATAGAAAAAAGGTGTAAAATGTAGTAGAGCCCAGATTTCGGTCgtgaatcaaatatttattttattacgctTTATTTGTGTCACACGTGTACAACAATCGTCGGCAAATTGAGTGAGATATCAGAAGacaagagagaaagagagacacATTTGCATAAATTGAAAAGCAATAAAGGAATAAATTTACGACAAATAGTGAGATAATGCATGTGGTTGGCaatattttgcttcattttgtgagattttttttttttttggtttgcatACGCGAATGATGATCGCATAACATAAATCTCTCAatgttctttttattttctttttgcatGTTAAATGGAGGTTACTGACCCATGATTGATAAATCGCCAaactcagtttttttttttgcgtattttGCATCacatataaattaaaagcttcttaatgaattaaaaagaagGCTTAAGTTTTAATGGATATTTTGCAGCGTGACTCAGTTTGGGTGgggaaatgatatttttttcacgaaatgaGTAACTTGAGAATTCGTTAATAAATTTGGAAGGAGAAGAAGAGAGAGGTAGtgcgaatgaaaaaaaaaacacctgTGTCGATGTTCTTTGAATGCTAAAGTAGACATTGTGGCTGGACtcgtaaatcattttttgtaaaggaATTTGGGAAAGTTGACTCTTATGGGCGGAGAGAAGTCTGtcgtttgaacctccaaactctgatttttttgtttcgtcaaatatcgacccaaaatgaacaaaaatcatctttagaatgaatatttattcaattttttgctcaaaattggtcaaaaaatgacttgtaaaaattttcagagtttgaacctaaaaaaaaataaaataaaataaaacgagaatgaattgcattcgtgtataaaacgaatgacttgaccgcatttcaatgtgttaaattccatgatttttcataaatttttcgagttttcatCCAAAAGGCTTTCatcattttcacttttcatgctCAGACATACAAAGaacaattttaagatttttccaaCTATCCATTTGATTTGAaaccatgaattttccgagttttcccgaaaattttaatcacattTTCACTTCATGGTACACGAAACTCCCCTgtcaacattttaaattttgaaaattttcaagaacttcattttccatgaattttcaaaactcttcttcgataattttcatcaattttcacttttcatgttatCACGACTTATtttctgaacattttaaaattttgaaatttttccaagatttttcgatttccatgatttccgagtt is part of the Culicoides brevitarsis isolate CSIRO-B50_1 chromosome 3, AGI_CSIRO_Cbre_v1, whole genome shotgun sequence genome and harbors:
- the LOC134835226 gene encoding venom allergen 5-like codes for the protein MKVNILIFVISSIIGLTVGCNILNYGVSPSDKQFILDYHNRLRQKLALGQIYNQPQAANMQVLVWDDELANVAQRHANGCEYYHNPYRHISRFYVGENIARIWSSDTPHGNWKYIIDKWFGEYSIYRWLDWPLTSLNGHYTQIAWGTTTRIGCGYTYYLTPGGSYTRYYVCNYGPTGNHYGVGPYEIGTPNCARFGLYYSRYYNGLCSSYYY